The Weissella confusa DNA window CTGGATAGTACATCACCTTGATGATTTCGGCAGACAAATCGACGACAAGCATTAGCGCAATTGGCAACATTGCAACCCTGTACTTCTTCTTGAGACCGCCCACAACTTTGAAGTTACCACTCTTTCGCAAAGCGCCCCTGTATCGTAGCAACAAGACTGAAGCAATAACCGCGCTTAACATTACGAAAAATTCAGCCACATTGGTAAAATTAACAACCATTTCAACTTCTCCCTCGTCGATAATCACTTATTCCAGTGTACACCTACAAGGGAGTTCGCTACCGTTTACGTTTTGATTAATTGCGGTTGTACCCAAAGCGACGTGTTTGCATGACATCCTTCCAGTAGACCTCACGCGCTAACGCTTGTTTGCGTCCCTGCTCGTTCTTGCTGAAAATCTCCAAAATACTGTATGAAAAGTGGCGGCGAATGTAATCCAACCCGTGGTTCTGAACCAATTCATTCAGCCCACGATTTGGATAGTCTTTGCTGTTCTCTTCTTCAGGGTCATATCCTTTCGCAAGATACGTTTGCCAGCGTGACAATATGCCCCCGGCTCCGGTCGCTGATCCAACATAATGCCGACCAGTTCGATTGTCAGTTATTAAGTACACACCGTAAACACTCGATAGCGCAGTTTGCCACGCCACACTAGTCAATTCACTCTGCAACGTTTGATAATCAACATTCACATTCTCAAAACCCGGGAATTGATTCGTTCGCTTCAAGATTGGTTCGGGCAGAATTTCAAGCAATGGTACATTATCAACAATGTCTGGTCGAACATACCACCATGCACGATTGATATTTTTCCAGTCAAAAATCGCTCGACCTTCAAATGCCTCATAC harbors:
- a CDS encoding GIY-YIG nuclease family protein; amino-acid sequence: MTDIKIGDIFGFEKLRESYPDRRIKLRFNTSWNTNDRQGKRMRRDFFQMYANDDEVFEVWILSQAKRRNRNDDITFQFIETQPHRWLFVGPYVILAKDALVARDPVADYDEIPYAKAEKLPQYEAFEGRAIFDWKNINRAWWYVRPDIVDNVPLLEILPEPILKRTNQFPGFENVNVDYQTLQSELTSVAWQTALSSVYGVYLITDNRTGRHYVGSATGAGGILSRWQTYLAKGYDPEEENSKDYPNRGLNELVQNHGLDYIRRHFSYSILEIFSKNEQGRKQALAREVYWKDVMQTRRFGYNRN